The Achromobacter deleyi genome has a window encoding:
- a CDS encoding amino acid permease codes for MAPSEHDERRSGGTRKTQADRPSELRRTLSARHLTMIAVGGSIGTGLFVASGATIAKAGPGGALLGYVLIGIMVYFLMTSLGELAAAMPVSGSFSTYGARYVEDGFGFALGWNYWYNWAVTVAVDLVAAQLVMAYWFPDVPGFYWSALFLAITFGLNAMSARGFGEAEFWFALIKVIAVLGFVAMGVMMLLGIIRGGETGGLANWTVGDAPFAGGFAAMIGVAMVVGFSFQGTELIGIAAGESKDPARNLPRAVRQVFWRILLFYVAAILVIGLLIPYTDPHLLRNEVEDISVSPFALIFERAGLLGAASVMNAVVLTSVLSAGNSGMYAATRMLYSLAREGKAPRIFGRISRNGVPLWALLATTVVAALCFFTFIFSPNAVYIWLLNTSGMTGFIAWLGIAISHYRFRRGYVKQGNNLADLPYVSPFFPFGPIFAFVLCLVITLGQNYQAFLQDKIDWGGAVATYIGIPLFLLIWAGYRLARGSRFVNYRDMRFPDARARSEYLDSALRGEPATGEIR; via the coding sequence TTGGCACCATCGGAACACGATGAACGCCGCTCAGGCGGCACGCGCAAGACGCAGGCGGACAGGCCGTCCGAATTGCGCCGCACGCTGTCCGCGCGCCACCTGACCATGATTGCGGTGGGCGGATCCATCGGCACCGGGCTGTTCGTGGCCTCGGGCGCGACCATCGCCAAGGCCGGCCCTGGCGGCGCGCTGCTGGGCTATGTGCTGATCGGCATCATGGTCTATTTCCTGATGACCAGTCTGGGCGAACTGGCCGCCGCCATGCCCGTATCGGGGTCCTTTTCCACCTACGGCGCCCGCTACGTCGAGGACGGCTTCGGCTTCGCGTTGGGTTGGAACTATTGGTACAACTGGGCGGTGACCGTCGCGGTGGACCTGGTGGCGGCGCAGCTCGTCATGGCGTACTGGTTTCCCGATGTGCCCGGTTTCTACTGGAGCGCCTTGTTCCTGGCGATCACATTCGGGCTGAACGCCATGTCGGCGCGCGGCTTCGGCGAAGCGGAATTCTGGTTCGCGCTGATCAAGGTGATTGCCGTGCTGGGCTTTGTCGCCATGGGCGTGATGATGCTGCTGGGCATCATCCGCGGCGGCGAAACCGGCGGCCTGGCCAACTGGACGGTCGGCGACGCGCCTTTCGCGGGCGGATTCGCCGCGATGATAGGCGTGGCGATGGTGGTGGGCTTTTCGTTCCAGGGCACCGAACTAATCGGGATCGCCGCCGGCGAATCCAAGGATCCGGCGCGCAACCTGCCGCGCGCCGTGCGCCAGGTCTTCTGGCGCATCCTGCTGTTCTACGTGGCGGCCATCCTGGTGATCGGCCTGCTCATCCCCTATACCGATCCGCACCTGCTGCGCAACGAGGTCGAGGACATCAGCGTCAGCCCGTTCGCCCTGATATTCGAGCGGGCGGGCTTGCTGGGGGCGGCCTCCGTGATGAACGCGGTGGTGCTGACGTCGGTGCTGTCCGCGGGCAATTCGGGCATGTACGCGGCTACGCGTATGCTCTACAGCCTGGCCCGGGAAGGCAAGGCGCCGCGCATCTTCGGCCGCATTTCGCGCAACGGCGTGCCGCTGTGGGCACTGCTGGCCACGACCGTCGTGGCGGCGCTGTGCTTCTTCACCTTCATCTTCAGCCCGAATGCCGTCTATATCTGGCTGCTGAATACGTCGGGGATGACGGGCTTCATTGCCTGGCTGGGCATCGCGATCAGCCACTACCGGTTCCGTCGCGGCTACGTGAAGCAGGGCAACAACCTGGCCGATCTGCCTTATGTGTCGCCGTTCTTCCCGTTCGGCCCGATCTTCGCGTTCGTGCTCTGCCTGGTCATCACGCTGGGCCAGAATTACCAGGCCTTCCTGCAGGACAAGATCGATTGGGGCGGGGCGGTCGCGACCTATATCGGCATCCCGCTGTTCCTGCTGATCTGGGCAGGCTACCGCCTGGCGCGCGGCTCGCGCTTCGTGAACTACCGCGACATGCGTTTCCCCGACGCGCGGGCGCGCAGCGAGTACCTGGATTCGGCCCTGCGCGGCGAACCCGCGACGGGCGAGATCCGCTGA
- a CDS encoding NAD(P)/FAD-dependent oxidoreductase: MQRVVIIGGGAVGSSVAYFLSQTPGAFDITVLERDPSYAQASSALSASSIRQQFSSPVNIGMSQAGIAFLRTLGSTLYVDDPAPDIGLTEPGYLYLASPAGSAALRENHAIQCAHGVEVALLQPAGLNARFPWLRTSDLALGALGLSGEGWFDGYGLMQALRKKAAAQGARYLRAEAAGLLRDGPAVSGVRLADGATLPCDAVVNAAGPWAARVAAWAGIDLPVRARRRTVFSFSCPDALPRCPLLIDPSGVWFRPDGDKFICGYAPDPGDDADDLPLEAQLDAFESHVWPLLAHRVPAFEAVRLRSAWAGYYEMNLFDQNAILGVHPDCPNLYFANGFSGHGLQQSPAAGRGIAELLAHGAYRSLDLSPLSFQRILENRPLREKNII, translated from the coding sequence ATGCAACGCGTCGTCATCATAGGCGGCGGGGCCGTGGGCAGCTCCGTCGCATACTTCCTGAGCCAGACACCTGGCGCGTTCGACATCACCGTGCTGGAACGCGACCCGAGCTATGCGCAGGCATCGTCGGCGCTGTCGGCAAGCTCGATCCGCCAGCAGTTCTCCAGCCCGGTCAATATCGGCATGTCGCAGGCCGGCATCGCCTTTCTTCGCACGCTGGGCTCGACCCTGTACGTGGACGATCCCGCACCCGATATCGGCCTGACCGAGCCCGGATACCTCTACCTGGCCAGCCCCGCGGGCAGCGCCGCGCTGCGCGAGAATCACGCCATTCAATGTGCCCATGGCGTGGAAGTGGCCCTGTTGCAGCCGGCCGGACTGAACGCCCGCTTCCCGTGGCTGCGTACCAGCGATCTGGCGCTGGGTGCGCTGGGCCTGTCCGGCGAAGGCTGGTTCGACGGCTACGGCCTGATGCAGGCCTTGCGCAAGAAGGCGGCGGCCCAAGGCGCGCGCTATCTGCGCGCCGAGGCGGCCGGCCTGCTGCGCGATGGCCCGGCGGTCAGCGGAGTACGGCTCGCCGACGGCGCCACGCTACCTTGCGACGCCGTCGTGAATGCAGCCGGCCCATGGGCGGCCCGAGTCGCCGCTTGGGCCGGCATCGACCTGCCTGTCCGCGCCCGGCGCCGCACCGTGTTCAGCTTCAGCTGCCCCGACGCCTTGCCCCGCTGCCCGCTGCTGATCGACCCCTCTGGCGTCTGGTTCCGCCCCGACGGCGATAAATTCATCTGTGGCTACGCGCCGGATCCGGGCGACGACGCCGATGACCTGCCCCTGGAAGCCCAGCTGGACGCGTTCGAGTCCCATGTCTGGCCGTTGCTGGCGCACCGCGTGCCCGCCTTCGAGGCCGTGCGCCTGAGAAGCGCCTGGGCCGGCTACTACGAGATGAACCTCTTCGACCAGAATGCCATCCTGGGCGTCCACCCCGACTGCCCGAACCTGTATTTCGCCAATGGCTTCTCTGGCCACGGTCTGCAGCAGTCGCCCGCAGCGGGACGCGGCATCGCGGAACTGCTGGCCCATGGCGCTTACCGCAGCCTGGACCTCTCGCCCCTGTCCTTCCAGCGCATCCTGGAAAACCGCCCATTGCGAGAGAAGAACATCATTTGA
- a CDS encoding LysR family transcriptional regulator, with translation MKDRPLDLDAVEAFIRTAELGSFTRAAEAMQTTQAAVSLKLKRLEDRLGCRLLERTPRYVELSTHGGAFLEHARELLAAHERALSLFSAARQRLTIGISDHVAGPELPALIARMNTQDPQLLIEIRIGSSGDLLQRFDRREFDTVIVRLHAGRSDGKMLAEEKFGWFAAPGWQHRADEPLPLATLAEPCGVRVMAGQLLDKAGVPWTEIFVGGGVAAVAAAVMAGLGVGALAPRMLPFGAVDVGPRLGLPDLPRLPVLLHSRVKDGRSLDALAALSAAFRSAVRG, from the coding sequence ATGAAAGACCGCCCCCTCGACCTGGATGCCGTCGAGGCATTCATCCGCACCGCCGAGCTAGGCAGTTTCACGCGTGCAGCCGAAGCCATGCAGACGACGCAGGCTGCCGTCAGCCTGAAGCTCAAGCGCCTGGAAGACCGGCTCGGTTGCCGGCTGCTCGAGCGCACGCCCCGCTACGTGGAACTTTCGACGCATGGCGGCGCTTTCCTCGAACACGCCCGCGAGCTTCTCGCGGCGCATGAACGTGCGCTTTCTCTGTTCTCGGCAGCCCGGCAGCGGCTCACCATTGGCATCAGCGACCATGTTGCCGGGCCTGAGCTGCCCGCGCTGATTGCGCGCATGAACACGCAAGACCCCCAATTGCTGATCGAAATCCGCATCGGCTCGTCGGGAGATCTGCTTCAGCGCTTCGACCGCCGGGAATTCGACACGGTGATCGTCCGCCTGCATGCCGGGCGAAGCGACGGAAAAATGCTCGCCGAAGAAAAATTCGGCTGGTTCGCCGCCCCGGGCTGGCAACACCGCGCGGATGAGCCCCTGCCGCTTGCCACGCTTGCCGAACCCTGCGGCGTGCGAGTCATGGCCGGTCAGCTTCTCGACAAAGCCGGCGTACCGTGGACCGAGATTTTCGTCGGCGGCGGCGTTGCGGCGGTTGCCGCGGCCGTCATGGCCGGACTTGGCGTCGGGGCACTGGCGCCGCGCATGCTTCCGTTTGGCGCAGTCGACGTAGGCCCCAGGCTCGGGCTGCCAGATTTGCCGCGCTTGCCGGTATTGCTGCACTCGCGGGTTAAGGACGGACGATCACTCGATGCGCTTGCGGCGCTTTCCGCCGCTTTCAGAAGCGCGGTCCGAGGCTAG
- a CDS encoding tautomerase family protein, producing MPLLNISMRAGKSETYRQTIFDSVFRAMRETFDVPEDDQFMTITEHEAANFRYGASYLDIARSDDLVYIQITANNTRTVEQKKALFRRIAELLGESPGIRPEDVFVNLVEVAKENWSLGNGLAQYA from the coding sequence ATGCCGCTGCTTAATATCTCAATGCGCGCCGGAAAGTCCGAAACTTACCGGCAGACAATCTTTGATAGTGTTTTCCGCGCGATGCGGGAGACATTCGACGTTCCCGAGGACGATCAATTCATGACCATCACCGAGCATGAGGCGGCGAACTTCCGCTATGGGGCGTCCTATCTCGACATCGCGCGCAGCGACGACCTGGTGTATATCCAGATCACCGCTAACAACACGCGCACGGTGGAGCAGAAGAAAGCGCTGTTCCGGCGGATCGCGGAACTGCTGGGGGAGAGCCCCGGCATCCGGCCAGAGGACGTGTTCGTGAATCTTGTCGAAGTCGCGAAGGAGAATTGGTCCCTCGGTAATGGCCTGGCGCAATACGCGTGA
- a CDS encoding YicC/YloC family endoribonuclease: MIRSMTAFGNARADLEQGTLALELRSVNSRFLDLYFRLPDELRHVETPLRELLTANLARGKVEIRVSYTRNASTDLSKLDPAWLESLAEQLQAARRIVPDISPPRLVELFNWPGQRSNDALDPQVWGAACLQAAQQALTQLQEGREREGERLAGMMRECADGVARVVDIVQAHLPQLLADHRDKLAAKLRESVESAFPGGFTHISGAELSERLSQEANLFALRIDVAEELSRLRSHLEELRHLLTDGGGKSAGGKKNAGSAGKRLDFLFQEMNREANTLGSKAGSMEVTRAAMDLKLLIEQMREQAQNIE; the protein is encoded by the coding sequence ATGATCCGCAGCATGACCGCCTTCGGCAACGCCCGAGCAGACCTAGAACAAGGCACGCTTGCACTTGAACTGCGCAGCGTCAACAGCCGCTTCCTCGACCTGTACTTCCGGCTGCCCGACGAACTGCGTCACGTGGAAACACCCCTGCGCGAACTGCTGACCGCCAATCTGGCTCGCGGCAAGGTCGAAATCCGCGTTTCCTACACGCGCAACGCCAGCACCGACCTGTCCAAGCTCGACCCCGCCTGGCTGGAAAGCCTGGCCGAACAGCTCCAGGCCGCCCGCCGCATCGTCCCCGACATCTCGCCGCCCCGCCTGGTGGAACTGTTCAACTGGCCCGGCCAGCGCAGCAACGACGCGCTCGACCCCCAAGTCTGGGGCGCCGCCTGCCTGCAGGCCGCGCAACAGGCGCTGACCCAATTGCAGGAAGGCCGCGAGCGCGAAGGCGAACGACTGGCCGGCATGATGCGGGAATGCGCCGACGGCGTGGCGCGCGTGGTGGACATCGTTCAGGCCCACCTGCCCCAACTGCTGGCCGACCACCGCGACAAGCTGGCCGCCAAGCTGCGCGAAAGCGTGGAATCCGCGTTCCCCGGCGGCTTCACGCATATCTCCGGCGCCGAGTTGTCCGAACGCCTGTCGCAGGAAGCCAACCTGTTCGCGCTGCGCATCGATGTGGCCGAAGAACTGTCGCGCCTGCGCTCGCACCTGGAAGAGCTGCGCCATTTGCTCACCGACGGCGGCGGCAAATCGGCGGGCGGCAAGAAGAACGCAGGCAGCGCCGGCAAGCGCCTGGACTTCCTGTTCCAGGAAATGAACCGCGAGGCCAACACGCTGGGTTCAAAGGCCGGAAGCATGGAAGTCACGCGCGCCGCCATGGACCTGAAGCTGCTGATCGAGCAGATGCGCGAGCAGGCGCAGAACATCGAGTAA
- the rph gene encoding ribonuclease PH: MTTTPAIARPSGRAVDQLRPFSLERGFTRYAEGSVLVKAGDTHVLCTASVLEKVPPFLKGKGEGWVTAEYGMLPRATHTRGDREAARGKQSGRTQEIQRLIGRSLRAVFDMKALGERTLHLDCDVLQADGGTRCASITGAWVAAADAIALLMKRGDLAENPIRDAVAAVSVGLVQGRSVLDLDYQEDSACDADVNVIMTGSGAFVEVQGTGEGATFTRAELDTMLVLAEGGIASLVRAQRAALVD; encoded by the coding sequence GTGACTACTACCCCCGCCATTGCCCGTCCCTCGGGCCGCGCCGTCGACCAATTGCGTCCGTTCAGCCTGGAGCGCGGCTTCACGCGCTACGCCGAAGGGTCGGTGCTGGTGAAGGCCGGTGATACCCACGTGCTGTGCACGGCCAGCGTATTGGAGAAAGTACCGCCTTTCCTGAAGGGCAAGGGCGAAGGCTGGGTAACCGCTGAATACGGCATGTTGCCGCGGGCCACGCATACGCGCGGTGATCGCGAGGCCGCGCGCGGCAAGCAAAGCGGGCGCACCCAGGAAATCCAGCGCCTGATCGGCCGCAGCCTGCGCGCGGTGTTCGATATGAAAGCGCTGGGCGAGCGCACGCTGCATCTGGATTGCGACGTGCTGCAAGCGGACGGCGGCACGCGCTGCGCCAGCATTACCGGCGCCTGGGTGGCGGCCGCCGACGCGATCGCGTTGCTGATGAAGCGCGGCGACCTCGCGGAGAATCCGATCCGCGACGCCGTGGCGGCAGTCTCCGTGGGCCTGGTGCAGGGGCGTTCGGTGCTGGACCTGGACTACCAGGAAGATTCGGCCTGCGATGCCGACGTGAACGTGATCATGACTGGCAGCGGCGCGTTCGTGGAGGTGCAGGGCACCGGAGAGGGCGCCACCTTCACCCGCGCGGAACTGGACACGATGCTGGTGCTGGCCGAAGGCGGAATCGCCAGCCTGGTGCGCGCGCAGCGGGCCGCGCTGGTGGATTGA
- a CDS encoding aldehyde dehydrogenase family protein, translating into MSEKTFHSGARPSLGSLIDGKWVQGESTFSVLDKYSALPIAEVASATRAQVAQAVTATQRAVLAGAPAPAERARVLRLAGELIAARRDQFVEVMVAEAGFTVADAAGEVDRAVITLNLAAEEAPRLVGDVVPFAASPGAHQRIGFTMRFPVGVVCAITPFNSPLNTVLHKVAPAYGAGNAVVLKPSAYTPLTSALLAQALLDAGMPPEFLAVVQGEGDSVGGWLLQEQDVAFYTFTGSTRVGRIIQQAAGLRRTQMELGSIASTIVCADADLERAIPKIANATFRKAGQVCTSVQRLYVEASIAGEVAERLVAYAATLPAGDPRDPATRIGPLVTREAAMRTEQWLREAQEQGAQILCGGQREGSVITPAILTRVPETGRVWCQEAFAPLAAIRPFDDFDAAIASANSTPFGLSAGIFSQNIDRCLQAARQLRFGTIQINETSSARADVMPFGGVKDSGFGKEGPWHAMREMTEERLVTFNP; encoded by the coding sequence TTGTCAGAAAAAACGTTTCATTCGGGTGCAAGGCCATCGCTGGGTTCTCTGATCGACGGAAAGTGGGTACAGGGTGAATCCACTTTCTCCGTGCTGGACAAGTATTCGGCCCTGCCCATAGCTGAAGTGGCTAGCGCCACCCGGGCCCAGGTGGCGCAGGCAGTGACGGCAACGCAGCGGGCGGTTCTGGCCGGGGCTCCGGCGCCTGCCGAGCGGGCGCGGGTTCTGCGCCTTGCGGGCGAGCTTATCGCCGCCCGGCGCGACCAGTTCGTCGAAGTGATGGTGGCGGAAGCGGGTTTCACGGTGGCGGATGCGGCGGGTGAAGTTGACCGTGCCGTCATCACGCTGAACCTGGCGGCCGAGGAAGCGCCGCGCCTGGTGGGCGACGTTGTGCCGTTTGCCGCCAGCCCGGGCGCGCACCAGCGCATCGGTTTCACCATGCGCTTTCCGGTTGGCGTCGTTTGCGCCATCACGCCATTCAATTCGCCGTTGAATACCGTGCTGCACAAGGTCGCGCCGGCTTACGGCGCCGGCAACGCCGTCGTCCTCAAGCCGTCCGCCTACACGCCGCTCACGTCCGCGCTCCTGGCGCAGGCGCTGCTGGACGCCGGCATGCCGCCAGAGTTCCTGGCCGTGGTGCAAGGAGAGGGCGACAGTGTCGGCGGCTGGCTCCTGCAAGAGCAGGACGTGGCTTTCTACACCTTTACCGGCAGCACGCGCGTCGGCCGCATCATCCAGCAGGCCGCGGGCCTGCGCCGCACGCAGATGGAACTCGGCTCCATCGCCAGCACCATTGTGTGCGCCGACGCGGATCTGGAGCGCGCGATTCCGAAGATCGCCAATGCCACGTTCCGCAAGGCGGGCCAGGTCTGCACATCGGTTCAGCGCCTGTATGTGGAAGCATCGATCGCCGGCGAAGTGGCCGAGCGGCTGGTTGCCTATGCGGCGACGTTGCCGGCGGGCGATCCGCGCGATCCCGCCACTCGCATTGGCCCGCTGGTCACGCGCGAGGCGGCGATGCGCACCGAGCAATGGCTGCGCGAAGCGCAAGAGCAGGGCGCGCAGATCCTGTGCGGCGGCCAGCGCGAGGGTTCGGTGATCACGCCGGCGATCCTGACCCGGGTGCCCGAGACCGGGCGCGTCTGGTGCCAGGAGGCGTTTGCGCCCCTGGCCGCGATCAGGCCCTTCGACGACTTCGACGCGGCCATCGCCAGCGCCAACAGCACCCCGTTCGGGCTGTCCGCCGGCATCTTCAGCCAGAACATCGACCGCTGCCTGCAGGCGGCGCGCCAGTTGCGCTTCGGCACGATCCAGATCAACGAGACGTCCAGTGCGCGCGCCGACGTGATGCCTTTCGGCGGGGTGAAGGACAGCGGCTTTGGCAAGGAAGGGCCGTGGCACGCGATGCGTGAAATGACCGAAGAACGCCTGGTGACTTTCAACCCCTGA
- a CDS encoding iron-containing alcohol dehydrogenase, translated as MQLTDISAFFCPTRIHMGVGAHARIADILRAHGCKRLFLAVDAALLQGDFYGRIRALLEAEGVSAVVYSDIEPDPSAATVERAFAACKAHQADMLLAIGGGSTMDVAKAVAILGTNGGRIHDYEGIERFSVPPLPLIAIPTTAGTGSEVSGSCVITDTERNLKMSIRHAALNPARIAILDPLALCSMPAHVAAHSGLDAFVHAFESYISRQANPITDAVNLHALRLIAGSIRPFVANRGNLQAGLDMLCGSALAGIAFGQTGLGNVHCMARFVGAFFHLSHGLSNALCLPHVARFNLQANPGKYARIAQAMGRHVDGLEELEAAARAVQAIDALCADLGIPTRLRDAGVEEARLAEMAELCGKADYNRWNPRHTTAADFLALFLAAY; from the coding sequence ATGCAACTCACTGATATTTCTGCATTCTTCTGCCCGACCCGGATTCACATGGGAGTGGGCGCTCATGCCCGGATTGCCGACATCCTGCGCGCGCACGGCTGCAAGCGCCTGTTTCTGGCGGTGGACGCGGCCTTGCTGCAAGGCGACTTCTATGGCCGGATCCGCGCCTTGCTGGAGGCCGAGGGCGTGTCCGCCGTGGTCTACAGCGACATCGAGCCGGATCCCAGCGCGGCGACGGTGGAGCGCGCCTTTGCCGCCTGCAAGGCGCACCAGGCCGACATGCTGCTCGCCATTGGCGGGGGCAGCACGATGGACGTGGCCAAGGCGGTGGCGATCCTCGGCACGAATGGAGGCCGGATTCATGACTACGAAGGCATCGAGCGGTTCTCGGTGCCGCCCCTGCCTTTGATCGCGATTCCCACCACGGCGGGAACGGGCTCGGAAGTGTCGGGCTCGTGCGTGATCACCGACACCGAGCGCAATCTGAAGATGTCGATCAGGCATGCCGCGCTGAATCCGGCGCGGATAGCCATTCTGGATCCGCTGGCGCTATGCAGCATGCCGGCGCACGTGGCCGCGCATTCGGGCCTGGACGCCTTTGTCCACGCATTCGAGTCCTACATATCGCGCCAGGCCAATCCCATCACCGACGCCGTGAACCTGCATGCATTGCGGCTGATCGCCGGCAGCATCAGGCCCTTTGTCGCCAATCGCGGCAATCTTCAGGCCGGGCTCGACATGTTGTGCGGCTCGGCGCTGGCGGGCATCGCATTTGGCCAGACCGGCCTGGGCAACGTGCACTGCATGGCCCGCTTCGTTGGCGCATTCTTCCATCTGTCGCATGGCCTATCCAATGCGCTGTGCCTGCCGCATGTGGCTCGCTTCAACCTGCAGGCGAATCCGGGCAAGTACGCGCGGATAGCACAGGCGATGGGCCGGCATGTGGACGGCCTTGAGGAGCTTGAGGCCGCCGCAAGGGCCGTGCAGGCCATTGACGCGCTTTGCGCCGATCTGGGCATACCGACCCGCTTGCGCGACGCGGGCGTGGAGGAGGCGCGGCTGGCGGAGATGGCCGAACTGTGCGGCAAGGCCGATTACAATCGCTGGAATCCTCGCCACACTACGGCCGCGGACTTCCTCGCCCTGTTCCTGGCAGCCTATTGA
- a CDS encoding LacI family DNA-binding transcriptional regulator, with translation MSAAKTTPAARPARITVHDVARVAGVAIGTVSRVVNQAPSVTDEIRARVLAAIDELGWTPSAAAQNMRGVATRMVGFVFSDMRNPLYSAMAKGAEDVLAGAGYMLVVASSDGLESRESQLIDLFSRRRAEGLLFSIEEESSREVAAAISAAPFPTVMIERELALPVGAVGADHYTGTRRAVEYLLGLGHRRIAMISGGRRNRVGRDRSRGYADALAQAGVDSDPALLRLDSFEADYGYRETQWLLAQANPPTAIVALGSHLLGGVLSALRMKGVAVPRQMSLVASNDSELAQLATPAITVIRYDSYQLGREAALLLLRRLEGKVAPGAQARVEIPTEFVLRESCAAPPA, from the coding sequence TTGAGCGCAGCAAAGACGACGCCGGCCGCGAGGCCTGCACGCATCACGGTGCACGACGTGGCCCGGGTCGCCGGTGTGGCGATCGGAACCGTGTCGCGCGTGGTGAACCAGGCGCCCAGCGTCACCGACGAGATCCGCGCCCGGGTGCTGGCGGCCATCGACGAATTGGGCTGGACGCCCAGCGCGGCCGCGCAGAACATGCGCGGCGTCGCCACCCGCATGGTCGGGTTCGTGTTTTCCGATATGCGCAATCCGCTGTACTCGGCCATGGCCAAGGGCGCCGAGGATGTGCTGGCGGGTGCCGGCTACATGCTGGTGGTGGCCAGCAGCGACGGCCTGGAGTCGCGCGAGAGCCAGCTCATCGACCTGTTCTCGCGGCGCCGCGCCGAGGGCTTGCTGTTCTCGATCGAGGAAGAGTCCAGCCGCGAGGTGGCCGCGGCCATCTCCGCGGCGCCGTTTCCCACGGTGATGATCGAGCGCGAACTGGCGCTGCCCGTGGGCGCGGTGGGCGCGGACCACTACACCGGCACGCGGCGGGCGGTCGAGTACCTGCTGGGCCTGGGACACCGACGCATCGCGATGATCAGCGGCGGCCGGCGCAATCGCGTCGGGCGCGACCGCAGCCGGGGCTATGCGGACGCACTGGCGCAGGCTGGGGTGGATTCGGACCCGGCGCTGCTGCGCCTGGACAGCTTCGAAGCGGACTATGGCTATCGCGAAACGCAGTGGCTGTTGGCGCAGGCCAATCCGCCCACGGCCATCGTCGCGCTGGGCAGCCATCTGCTGGGCGGCGTATTGTCCGCGCTGCGCATGAAAGGCGTGGCGGTGCCGCGGCAGATGTCGCTGGTCGCCTCCAACGACAGCGAGCTTGCCCAGCTGGCCACGCCGGCGATCACCGTGATCCGCTACGACTCCTATCAATTGGGACGCGAGGCGGCACTGCTGCTCTTGCGCCGGCTCGAAGGCAAGGTCGCGCCGGGTGCGCAAGCGCGCGTGGAAATACCTACGGAATTCGTCTTGCGCGAGTCCTGCGCCGCTCCGCCGGCCTGA
- a CDS encoding Bug family tripartite tricarboxylate transporter substrate binding protein — translation MLNRLTVASAVAFATLAMGCAAPAAAAYPDKPIRIVVPFSPGGGTDILARQLAASVAESEKWNVVVENRPGGNGAIALSSTARAPVDGYQIVLALRENMVIAPLLNTESQSFNPLKDFTAIANVASAPMVVVTSMNSKYDTIQKALSAAQAEPGALRFGTSGQGSMSHLLLAMLGSQAKAPMTHVPYRGSNPAMTDLVGGHVDLVGGSIASGKSFIDGKRARPLAVSSLKRMPNLADVPTIAELGYPGFDVVTWYGLFGPADLPRDIVEKINGAVNKVLQTPEMQRTLLEQGMVTQVGTAADFDKMYRDDYVTLGQQIKTLGMTAE, via the coding sequence ATGCTGAACCGTCTGACGGTAGCATCCGCCGTGGCGTTCGCCACCCTGGCAATGGGCTGCGCGGCGCCAGCCGCGGCCGCCTATCCCGACAAGCCGATCAGGATTGTCGTGCCGTTCAGCCCCGGCGGGGGCACCGACATTCTGGCGCGCCAGCTTGCCGCCAGCGTGGCGGAGTCGGAGAAATGGAATGTCGTGGTCGAGAACCGCCCCGGCGGCAACGGCGCCATCGCGTTGTCGTCGACCGCGCGCGCGCCTGTCGATGGCTACCAGATCGTGCTGGCGCTGCGCGAAAACATGGTGATCGCGCCGCTGCTGAACACGGAGAGCCAATCCTTCAATCCCTTGAAGGACTTCACCGCCATCGCCAACGTGGCCAGCGCGCCCATGGTGGTGGTCACCAGCATGAATTCGAAGTACGACACGATCCAGAAGGCGCTGTCCGCTGCCCAGGCGGAGCCCGGGGCCCTGCGGTTCGGCACGTCGGGCCAGGGCAGCATGTCGCATCTGCTCTTGGCCATGCTTGGCTCTCAGGCCAAGGCACCGATGACGCATGTGCCGTACCGCGGTTCGAATCCGGCGATGACCGATCTCGTAGGCGGGCATGTCGACCTGGTGGGCGGGTCGATCGCGTCGGGCAAGTCCTTCATCGATGGCAAGCGCGCGCGGCCGCTGGCCGTGTCTTCGCTCAAGCGGATGCCGAATCTGGCGGACGTGCCGACGATCGCCGAACTGGGCTATCCCGGTTTCGACGTGGTGACCTGGTACGGCCTGTTCGGCCCCGCCGATCTGCCGCGCGACATCGTGGAGAAGATCAATGGCGCCGTGAACAAGGTCCTGCAGACCCCCGAGATGCAGCGCACCTTGCTTGAGCAGGGCATGGTCACGCAAGTGGGTACCGCGGCCGACTTCGACAAGATGTACCGCGACGACTACGTCACGCTGGGCCAGCAGATCAAGACGCTGGGCATGACGGCGGAATAA